A region of Ornithodoros turicata isolate Travis chromosome 5, ASM3712646v1, whole genome shotgun sequence DNA encodes the following proteins:
- the LOC135395203 gene encoding uncharacterized protein LOC135395203, which translates to MSEQKRFQRLLTQEELGDRAPSQLLRRMRQLLGDRPDSAVIDDSLLRQLFLQRLPANVCMVLAAAGTMSLNDLANLADKIMEMAPPQIAAVASHPPSPPTATGSSSPQAVDLSQLVEQISNLQLEVAALRHCSPSPSSRRSRFAHRRSPSPAGICWYHRRFRTKARNCTPPCTFQGNSRASH; encoded by the coding sequence ATGTCGGAGCAAAAGCGATTCCAGCGCCTGCTGACCCAAGAAGAACTCGGAGATCGCGCGCCTTCTCAGCTCTTACGGCGTATGCGCCAACTGCTCGGCGACCGTCCCGACAGCGCCGTAATCGACGATTCCCTGCTCCGCCAACTCTTCCTCCAGCGGTTGCCGGCCAATGTCTGCATGGTTTTAGCCGCTGCTGGCACCATGAGCCTGAACGACCTGGCCAACCTTGCCGACAAGATCATGGAAATGGCACCACCGCAGATCGCAGCTGTGGCCTCGCACCCCCCTTCTCCGCCTACGGCTACTGGTTCCAGCTCGCCGCAAGCAGTGGACCTTTCTCAGCTCGTGGAACAGATCTCCAACCTGCAGCTGGAGGTTGCAGCCCTCCGCCACTGCAGTCCTTCTCCGTCTTCACGCCGATCCCGCTTCGCGCATCGACGTTCCCCATCTCCAGCTGGAATTTGCTGGTATCATCGCCGTTTCCGCACCAAGGCTCGCAACTGTACACCACCATGCACCTTCCAGGGAAACTCCCGAGCCAGTCACTAG